In the genome of Nissabacter sp. SGAir0207, one region contains:
- a CDS encoding DUF2971 domain-containing protein, with protein sequence MTINIPKTLYKYKSFSVDSLDLLVSDNLYFSDPTKFNDPLDCNPSLRDDINNVSKLNRILHTLVKDNHEKELGKAAAKIKYKGPKTLEKIEKLSEIEAKNLINEISVDVSLFGDDHCESITYLIKEYLMSNYAVGVLSLSENYNCPLMWSHYADQHKGFCIGYEILEDRSAVIHPVDYSGNRFITTSQVYDMLFGISNSIKKTAKEEIKKVILLNKARPWEYEKEYRVIGEQGLQPSSFRLKDVTFGLRFNESAMFSVMRALEQRTGDVNFYKVSISEKSFDLERKIISLGNEEFVLYPRDNQGFQCQDEDLE encoded by the coding sequence ATGACGATAAATATCCCAAAAACTTTGTATAAATACAAAAGTTTTAGTGTTGATAGTCTTGATCTTCTTGTAAGTGATAATCTGTATTTTTCTGACCCAACGAAATTCAATGATCCATTAGATTGCAATCCCTCATTACGAGATGATATCAATAATGTATCTAAGCTGAATAGAATACTTCATACTTTAGTTAAAGACAACCATGAAAAAGAACTTGGAAAGGCCGCTGCAAAAATAAAATACAAAGGCCCTAAGACCCTAGAAAAAATAGAAAAACTAAGTGAAATTGAAGCTAAAAATTTAATTAACGAAATATCCGTTGATGTCAGTTTATTCGGTGATGACCATTGCGAAAGCATAACTTACCTTATTAAAGAATATCTCATGAGTAATTATGCCGTTGGCGTTCTTTCATTGTCGGAGAATTATAACTGCCCGTTAATGTGGTCGCATTATGCTGATCAACACAAAGGATTTTGCATCGGATATGAAATCTTGGAAGATAGGTCTGCTGTGATTCATCCAGTAGATTACAGCGGAAACCGTTTTATTACAACAAGTCAGGTCTATGACATGCTGTTCGGTATTAGCAATAGCATCAAAAAAACCGCTAAGGAAGAAATTAAAAAAGTAATCCTGCTGAATAAAGCCCGGCCTTGGGAATATGAAAAAGAATACAGGGTTATTGGTGAACAAGGCTTGCAGCCATCTTCATTCCGATTAAAAGATGTCACATTTGGTCTGCGTTTTAACGAATCAGCTATGTTTTCTGTTATGAGGGCGCTAGAGCAAAGAACAGGAGATGTTAACTTTTACAAGGTTTCCATTAGTGAAAAATCTTTTGATTTGGAACGTAAGATTATTAGTTTAGGCAATGAGGAGTTTGTGCTATACCCGAGAGATAATCAAGGGTTTCAATGTCAAGATGAAGATTTAGAATAA
- a CDS encoding Replication protein has product MIEQTQSLAFSDRPETHPDRKTRRGIANALRRGLPKIHRRHTPEFTGTVPRGAAAKMVARLKNHDWTRNHDLITLRQRGYIPYTRRNDPTFVPKPMRITARRESREALTALSLALAANCDYNPESDYAFEVMCSFEDIARAMGVLHVYENGRKAYDVALNALSVLEQMGTRDNPYIVVKHDQDSDTGQNKAMRMWLGPRFFTSRGIALEDVRHTLHQYRQWAIKNGLSETLKQRYQRHLMNMARHGIDIVRNHALKKLLIKLRRQVVSPELLHVKESTVVDLERELAVRQGQRKPRKARPFWDAFVRWERTVAPIESNRLQAALAAEHPGLKQKDAESFYRLLLEKAGIR; this is encoded by the coding sequence GTGATTGAACAGACTCAATCTTTAGCCTTTTCAGACCGTCCTGAGACGCACCCTGACCGCAAAACGCGGCGAGGGATAGCCAATGCGCTGCGTCGGGGCCTGCCTAAAATCCACCGCCGGCACACGCCTGAATTTACCGGCACCGTGCCGCGCGGTGCCGCCGCCAAAATGGTGGCTCGTCTCAAAAACCATGACTGGACGCGGAATCATGATTTGATCACGCTGCGCCAGCGCGGCTATATCCCCTATACCCGGCGAAACGATCCGACGTTTGTGCCCAAGCCGATGCGTATCACCGCCCGCCGTGAAAGCCGGGAAGCGTTGACCGCGCTGAGCCTGGCGTTGGCGGCCAACTGTGATTACAACCCGGAAAGCGATTACGCCTTTGAGGTGATGTGCTCGTTTGAGGATATTGCCAGGGCGATGGGCGTGCTGCATGTCTACGAAAACGGGCGCAAAGCCTATGACGTGGCGCTGAACGCGCTGTCGGTGCTGGAGCAAATGGGCACGCGGGATAACCCCTATATCGTGGTGAAGCACGATCAGGACAGTGACACCGGCCAGAACAAGGCAATGCGCATGTGGCTGGGGCCGCGTTTCTTCACCTCGCGGGGCATAGCACTGGAAGACGTCCGCCATACCCTGCATCAGTACCGCCAGTGGGCGATTAAAAACGGGCTGTCTGAGACACTCAAGCAACGGTATCAGCGCCACCTGATGAATATGGCGCGGCACGGCATCGATATCGTGCGCAACCACGCCCTGAAAAAGCTGCTGATCAAACTGCGCCGGCAGGTGGTCAGCCCGGAACTGCTGCATGTGAAGGAAAGTACCGTGGTTGACCTGGAGCGCGAGCTGGCAGTACGCCAGGGGCAACGTAAGCCGCGTAAAGCCCGGCCGTTCTGGGATGCGTTTGTGCGCTGGGAGCGCACGGTGGCCCCGATCGAGAGTAACCGTCTGCAAGCGGCGCTGGCCGCAGAGCATCCGGGCCTGAAGCAAAAAGATGCCGAGAGCTTCTACCGGCTGTTGCTGGAAAAAGCCGGGATACGATAA
- the traI gene encoding conjugative transfer relaxase/helicase TraI: MMSFSTIKSAGGAAGYYSDKDNYYVLGSLESRWVGEGAKALGLEGRVENLDLTKVLYGRLPDGNSLSRMVDGKETHRAGYDLTFSAPKSVSMMALIAGDERFVAAHNRAVEIAMKEVEGLASARITDNKVMSTELTGNIVAALFNHDTSRDLDPQLHTHALVVNATFAEGKWRALASDTKGKSGFSETVLGNQVALGNIYRHALRERVEEMGFKTHDSGRNGLWEMDGVPVEPFSQRSQSIREAAGEEASLKSRDVATMDTRKAKVAADPTLLKAEWEEKLNATGFDLRAYQAQAKDREQAAPQAAAPSAHALSGTPGSQPVPVPVPGTANPAKSVDMQTAVSNAISLLSDNKVQFTYSDVLAKTVGQLPAEPGVFVAARAGIDRAIEQQALIPLDKEKGIFTSNIHLLNELSIHTLAKEIKTNHKVLTFPERATERTAPYSDAVSVLAQDKSPIAVLSGIGGASVQRDRLAETVGMAKEQGRHVSVLSADNRSQTFLAQDTRLAEHLLPRSALSAEMSLPVQSTLIVDQAEKLSLKDTLLLLEHAQNQSVQLLFMDTEKRKGTGNALSVLNEAGVNRYRYYGSTQATAQVISEPDKRVRYQALAQEYAALKTTGEPVLAQVNGVREQQTLTASIRDALREKGALTGEDKAVNVLQPVWLDSKTRHQRDSYRPGMVMERWDSEAKSMTRYTIDRVTEMSNTLTLKDAQGQSRVEKISKLDSHWSLYKAQTLSVAEGDTLQVLGREEKGALKARDQVQVTGVSDTGLTVKHNGTTLTLDTSRALKLSHGYVESLGATVGDTHKVLAATAAKDLSEAGLNGLARSGESVSLYTALPQEKAEARLAGNPLFKIASEQVKTLAGRDDLDSAMQFQRDSLYTPVEQSVRLGTGRAMQEDIVFSRLDLVGGSLGWTPGITLEAVKAEVTRQEKVGDLIVVSNKALKGDGQVKYVTRESYEMEKAILRTIAEGKDSVEPLMAAIPANTLDGLTSGQQAATTLILNSPDRFLAIQGYAGVGKTTQFKAVLGALETLPETDRPEVIGLAPTHRAVHEMQDAGVKAQTLASFLYETRQKAQGGETVRFDNTVFLIDESSMIGNRDMADAYKLIAQGNGRAIASGDKAQLQAIDSGAPFTLQQQRSVADVAIMKDIVRQTPALRPAIYSMIEGQHGRAIGEIRAVTPAQVPREADAWVPDASVMEFKTQQRADKEDRLLGTLGPASDEKKEAEAAVSGRPTDVIEAITQDYTGRTKAARENTLIVAHLNADRHEINSRVHEALFEKGALGSLEKQVDILDPVSVRTNELRSAAGWAGHQDKSVLLDNTYYSVGNTDLKAGTVMLHDQEGNTRLLSNFENSTQDISLFENYALKVSVGDKVRFTRSDKERGHTANTLWEVKALDEKQITLTNGTLEKTLMPQTETADRHIDLAYAITAHGAQGASQPFVIALEGTEGGRRQLATQQGAYVALSRAKEHVQVYTDGLDKWLKQVNDSPSRRSAHDVLHEKEDYSRGVVDKLLATAKPLSDTGLGRNLLKTSGLEGDSQARFIAPGRKYPAPHLALPVFDRNGRQAGAYLDEITQSEGGLAMAGKPRLIGSNEAQFAALQHSRGGEVRIAGSMEEALTLARQYPDSGILVRLSGEGEPVNLKRILGGNTVIDPHALDKAGKPQEDPLPFIPTEEVRKAEEEAKKAEAAVKQQASQKPDDPFAAIKAAAGKPAQENDEKPFPEMLRHPTHDPMRDAVREVAKAHTMTERLHQVEREIVKEKTLGE, from the coding sequence ATGATGAGCTTCAGCACCATTAAATCTGCCGGCGGTGCCGCCGGCTATTACAGCGACAAAGATAACTACTACGTGCTAGGCAGCCTGGAGTCCCGTTGGGTAGGCGAAGGGGCAAAAGCGCTGGGGCTGGAAGGCCGGGTAGAGAACCTCGATTTAACCAAGGTACTGTATGGCCGCCTGCCGGACGGCAATTCGCTATCACGCATGGTAGACGGCAAAGAGACGCACCGGGCAGGGTATGATCTGACGTTCAGCGCCCCGAAAAGCGTCTCCATGATGGCATTGATTGCCGGTGATGAACGCTTTGTCGCGGCGCATAACCGGGCCGTTGAGATTGCAATGAAAGAAGTGGAAGGGCTAGCCAGTGCCCGGATCACCGATAACAAAGTGATGAGCACGGAACTCACCGGCAATATCGTGGCGGCGCTCTTTAACCATGATACCTCCCGTGATCTTGACCCCCAGCTGCATACCCATGCTTTGGTGGTCAATGCCACCTTTGCCGAAGGCAAATGGCGGGCGCTGGCCAGCGATACCAAAGGCAAAAGTGGTTTTTCGGAAACGGTACTGGGCAACCAGGTAGCCCTGGGGAATATCTACCGCCATGCCCTGCGGGAACGCGTAGAGGAAATGGGTTTTAAAACGCATGACAGCGGCAGGAACGGTCTGTGGGAAATGGATGGGGTGCCGGTAGAGCCGTTCTCTCAGCGCAGTCAAAGTATCCGCGAGGCAGCCGGTGAAGAGGCATCGCTTAAGTCCCGTGATGTGGCGACGATGGACACGCGTAAAGCGAAAGTCGCCGCCGACCCGACATTGCTAAAAGCGGAATGGGAAGAAAAACTGAATGCCACCGGGTTTGATCTCCGTGCCTATCAGGCGCAGGCCAAAGACCGTGAGCAGGCAGCACCGCAAGCGGCAGCCCCATCCGCTCATGCGCTGTCTGGGACGCCCGGCAGCCAGCCGGTGCCCGTACCCGTACCCGGTACGGCCAATCCGGCCAAATCGGTTGATATGCAGACGGCGGTGAGCAATGCCATTTCATTACTCAGTGATAACAAGGTGCAGTTTACTTACTCAGACGTGCTGGCAAAAACCGTGGGGCAGTTGCCGGCTGAGCCGGGCGTGTTTGTAGCCGCCCGTGCCGGCATCGACCGGGCGATTGAGCAACAGGCCCTTATCCCGCTGGACAAAGAGAAGGGCATTTTTACCTCCAATATTCACCTCCTGAATGAGCTGAGCATCCACACACTGGCCAAAGAAATTAAAACCAACCATAAGGTGCTGACATTCCCAGAGCGGGCCACCGAACGAACCGCGCCCTATTCCGATGCGGTCTCGGTGCTGGCGCAGGACAAATCGCCGATTGCTGTGCTGTCCGGGATCGGGGGAGCCTCTGTGCAACGAGACCGGCTGGCCGAGACGGTAGGCATGGCGAAAGAGCAGGGGCGTCACGTCTCGGTATTAAGCGCCGATAACCGCAGCCAAACATTTCTGGCGCAGGATACGCGGCTGGCCGAGCACCTGTTACCGCGTTCAGCCCTCAGTGCGGAGATGAGCCTGCCGGTACAGAGCACGCTTATCGTTGACCAGGCTGAAAAGCTGTCGCTTAAAGATACCCTGCTGTTGCTGGAGCACGCGCAGAACCAGTCGGTCCAGCTGCTGTTTATGGACACGGAAAAACGCAAAGGCACCGGGAATGCCCTGTCAGTGCTGAATGAGGCCGGTGTAAACCGCTATCGCTACTACGGCAGCACCCAGGCCACGGCACAGGTTATCAGCGAACCCGATAAACGGGTGCGCTATCAGGCCCTGGCGCAGGAGTATGCCGCGCTGAAAACAACCGGCGAGCCGGTACTGGCGCAGGTCAACGGCGTGCGAGAGCAACAGACGCTGACCGCCTCTATCCGGGATGCGCTGCGGGAGAAAGGCGCGCTGACCGGCGAAGATAAGGCCGTGAATGTGCTTCAGCCGGTGTGGTTAGACAGCAAGACCCGCCATCAGCGCGACAGTTACCGGCCGGGCATGGTAATGGAGCGTTGGGACAGCGAGGCTAAATCCATGACGCGCTACACCATTGACCGGGTCACCGAGATGTCCAATACCCTGACGCTTAAGGACGCCCAAGGCCAAAGCCGGGTAGAGAAAATCAGCAAACTAGACAGCCACTGGAGCCTCTATAAAGCCCAGACGCTCAGCGTGGCCGAAGGTGACACCTTGCAGGTGTTGGGGCGTGAGGAGAAAGGGGCGTTGAAAGCGCGTGACCAGGTACAGGTCACCGGCGTGTCAGACACTGGGTTAACGGTAAAGCACAACGGCACTACGCTGACGCTGGATACGTCGCGGGCGCTGAAACTCTCGCACGGCTATGTAGAAAGCCTGGGGGCCACGGTGGGCGACACGCACAAGGTACTGGCGGCGACCGCCGCGAAAGACCTGAGTGAAGCCGGCCTGAACGGGCTGGCACGCAGCGGTGAGTCCGTGAGCCTCTATACCGCCCTGCCGCAGGAGAAAGCGGAGGCACGCCTTGCCGGCAACCCGCTGTTTAAGATTGCCAGTGAGCAGGTGAAAACCCTGGCCGGCCGCGACGATTTAGACAGCGCCATGCAATTCCAGCGTGACAGCCTCTATACGCCGGTTGAGCAGTCAGTGCGCCTGGGCACCGGGCGGGCCATGCAGGAAGACATCGTGTTCAGCCGGTTGGATTTAGTCGGCGGCTCCCTGGGCTGGACGCCGGGGATCACGCTTGAGGCGGTAAAAGCTGAGGTCACCCGACAGGAGAAAGTCGGCGACCTGATTGTGGTCAGTAACAAGGCGCTGAAAGGTGACGGGCAGGTGAAGTATGTGACGCGGGAAAGCTATGAGATGGAAAAGGCTATCCTGCGTACCATTGCCGAAGGCAAAGACAGCGTGGAGCCATTGATGGCCGCGATCCCGGCCAACACGCTTGATGGGCTGACGTCCGGCCAGCAAGCCGCCACCACCCTCATCTTAAACAGCCCCGACCGATTCCTGGCCATTCAGGGGTATGCAGGTGTGGGGAAAACCACGCAGTTCAAGGCGGTGCTGGGTGCGCTGGAGACCCTGCCTGAAACAGATCGCCCGGAGGTGATCGGTCTCGCGCCCACCCACCGGGCCGTGCATGAGATGCAGGATGCGGGCGTCAAAGCACAGACCCTGGCCTCGTTTTTGTATGAAACCCGCCAGAAAGCGCAGGGAGGCGAAACCGTGCGTTTTGACAACACGGTGTTCCTGATTGATGAAAGCTCCATGATCGGCAACCGGGATATGGCGGACGCGTACAAGCTGATTGCGCAGGGCAACGGGCGGGCGATTGCCAGTGGGGATAAAGCCCAGCTTCAGGCCATCGACAGCGGTGCGCCGTTCACGCTGCAACAGCAGCGCAGCGTGGCGGATGTCGCCATCATGAAAGACATCGTGCGCCAGACGCCGGCGTTGCGCCCGGCGATTTACAGCATGATAGAAGGCCAACACGGTCGGGCCATCGGGGAGATACGCGCCGTTACGCCGGCGCAGGTGCCGCGTGAGGCCGACGCCTGGGTGCCGGATGCATCGGTCATGGAATTTAAGACGCAACAGCGGGCGGATAAAGAAGACCGCCTGCTAGGAACTCTCGGGCCGGCATCGGATGAAAAAAAAGAGGCGGAGGCTGCCGTGTCCGGGCGGCCAACGGATGTCATTGAGGCCATTACACAGGACTACACCGGCCGCACGAAGGCCGCCCGCGAGAACACGCTGATTGTGGCGCACCTCAATGCTGACCGGCATGAGATCAATAGCCGGGTGCATGAGGCGCTGTTTGAAAAAGGGGCGCTGGGCAGCCTGGAAAAACAGGTCGATATTTTAGACCCCGTTTCTGTGCGCACCAACGAACTGCGTTCGGCAGCCGGCTGGGCCGGGCACCAGGACAAAAGCGTGTTGTTGGATAACACCTACTACAGCGTTGGTAACACCGACCTGAAAGCGGGCACGGTTATGCTGCATGACCAGGAGGGGAACACGCGCCTGTTGTCGAACTTTGAAAACAGCACCCAGGATATCTCACTCTTTGAGAACTATGCGCTGAAGGTCAGTGTCGGGGACAAAGTGCGCTTTACCCGGTCGGACAAAGAGCGGGGGCACACTGCCAATACCCTCTGGGAAGTCAAGGCGCTGGACGAGAAGCAGATCACGCTCACCAATGGCACGCTGGAGAAGACGCTGATGCCGCAAACCGAGACGGCAGACCGGCATATTGACCTGGCCTACGCCATTACCGCCCACGGCGCACAGGGTGCCAGCCAGCCGTTTGTGATCGCCCTGGAAGGCACCGAGGGCGGCCGCCGGCAGCTGGCGACCCAGCAAGGGGCTTATGTGGCGCTGTCGCGTGCCAAAGAACACGTTCAGGTATACACGGACGGGCTGGATAAGTGGCTCAAACAGGTTAACGACTCGCCGTCACGCCGTTCGGCGCACGATGTCCTGCATGAAAAAGAGGACTACTCGCGGGGCGTCGTGGACAAGCTCCTGGCCACCGCCAAGCCGTTATCTGATACCGGCCTGGGGCGCAACCTGCTGAAAACCAGCGGCCTGGAGGGCGACTCTCAGGCCCGGTTTATTGCGCCCGGCCGTAAATACCCGGCCCCGCACCTCGCGTTACCGGTGTTTGACCGCAACGGGCGGCAGGCCGGGGCCTATCTCGATGAAATCACACAGAGTGAAGGCGGCCTTGCAATGGCGGGCAAGCCCCGGCTTATCGGCAGTAACGAGGCGCAATTTGCCGCGTTGCAGCACAGCCGGGGCGGAGAAGTGCGCATTGCCGGCAGCATGGAGGAGGCGCTGACCCTGGCCCGGCAATACCCGGACAGCGGCATTCTGGTGCGCCTTTCCGGCGAAGGCGAACCCGTTAATCTCAAGCGCATCCTTGGCGGCAACACCGTGATTGACCCGCACGCGCTGGATAAGGCCGGCAAACCCCAGGAAGACCCCCTGCCGTTTATCCCGACCGAGGAAGTCCGTAAAGCCGAGGAAGAGGCGAAGAAAGCCGAGGCGGCAGTGAAACAGCAGGCCTCCCAGAAACCTGATGACCCGTTTGCCGCCATCAAAGCGGCCGCCGGCAAACCGGCGCAGGAGAACGATGAGAAGCCGTTCCCGGAGATGCTGCGTCATCCAACGCACGATCCCATGCGGGATGCTGTGCGGGAAGTCGCCAAAGCACACACCATGACCGAGCGTTTGCATCAGGTAGAGCGGGAAATCGTAAAAGAAAAAACGTTGGGCGAGTGA
- the traD gene encoding type IV conjugative transfer system coupling protein TraD gives MSLKARDVTQGGQVTFMRMRMFLEINNIISYWAIILLALLTVGSLLMRMSMQNIKNGAMYWWVKSLHPMMRHMTHEPTYQLDYYGKTLNYTGTQILSDAYTTYCGTMLIQELVISALIGFAIITAGGMLFYWYLGHTGKKQSQDEILGGRVLSEDPKAVASMMKKQGKASDIKVDALPIVKDSEIQNFAMHGTVGSGKSQLIRKFLEQCRERGDLVIIYDKGCTFVREFYDEKTDIILNPYDTRCANWDMWAECPTLSDLETVANTLIPMGASEDPFWQGSARTIFAEGTHRLRNDKDRSYNKLLRTLLAINLDQLRQFLAGTPASTLVDGKIEKTAISIRSVLTNYVKAMRYLQGIEKSGKPAFTIREWMKGVKDGEKNGWLFITSNQRHHESLKPVISMWLSIAANSLMSMGENRHRRVWFWYDELKSLHKLPGLPEIMAEARKFGGCFGLGFQSYPQLEEVYGRQAAEGMFDLLNTKFFFRSPSAGVAQFVEKELGETVRLKFSEQTSFGNDKVRDGLSSGKDEERVPVVSYSDVQNLPDLACFITLPGAYPVVKMQLKYVSRPDVAEEFIERKVQDSLDEIIEKELEVRDSDSALFNGLFTAPAAATEPAEAAQSAAQQPAIPAVTSTAAPTVEEPQKVSVSQGALSSPAIEEKVKKPTRQKTVPAKTKKNSATAATAATAATAATAAATAATGSTGGRENEMSMSRPDGVTEDGEIVDENAYASYLEMMDGEEEQGGTTTTRNARTQEAVRREEVNINHSRHERESHSIDMEDYLP, from the coding sequence ATGAGTCTTAAAGCCCGTGATGTGACTCAGGGCGGCCAGGTCACATTTATGCGTATGCGCATGTTTTTAGAAATAAATAACATTATTTCCTATTGGGCCATTATTCTTCTGGCGCTGTTGACGGTAGGCTCGTTGTTAATGCGCATGAGTATGCAGAATATAAAAAATGGCGCTATGTACTGGTGGGTAAAAAGCCTGCACCCTATGATGCGGCATATGACCCATGAGCCAACTTACCAGCTCGATTATTACGGTAAAACCCTCAACTATACCGGCACGCAAATACTCAGTGATGCGTACACCACCTATTGTGGAACGATGTTGATCCAAGAATTGGTGATCAGCGCATTGATTGGATTTGCCATTATTACCGCGGGCGGGATGCTTTTTTACTGGTATTTAGGCCATACCGGCAAAAAGCAGAGCCAGGATGAAATCCTGGGCGGCCGGGTGTTGAGTGAAGATCCCAAGGCCGTTGCCAGCATGATGAAAAAGCAGGGCAAAGCATCTGATATCAAAGTCGATGCACTGCCGATCGTTAAAGACAGTGAAATCCAAAACTTTGCCATGCACGGCACCGTGGGTTCGGGTAAATCACAGCTTATCCGCAAGTTCTTGGAACAGTGCCGGGAGCGCGGCGATTTGGTCATTATCTATGACAAAGGCTGCACCTTTGTGCGCGAGTTTTATGATGAAAAGACCGACATCATCCTGAACCCCTATGACACCCGTTGTGCCAACTGGGATATGTGGGCCGAGTGCCCGACGCTCTCTGATTTAGAGACCGTTGCTAATACCCTTATCCCAATGGGTGCGTCTGAAGACCCGTTCTGGCAGGGATCAGCGCGCACCATCTTTGCAGAAGGCACCCATCGCCTGCGCAATGACAAAGATCGCTCCTACAACAAGTTGCTGCGTACCCTGCTGGCGATCAACCTCGACCAGCTGCGCCAGTTCCTAGCCGGCACACCCGCTTCAACCCTGGTAGACGGTAAAATTGAAAAAACCGCTATCTCTATCCGCAGCGTACTCACCAACTACGTCAAGGCGATGCGCTACCTCCAGGGCATCGAAAAATCCGGCAAGCCGGCCTTCACCATCCGTGAATGGATGAAGGGCGTTAAAGACGGTGAGAAGAATGGCTGGCTGTTTATCACCTCCAATCAACGCCATCATGAGTCCCTGAAGCCGGTGATCTCCATGTGGCTCTCGATTGCGGCCAACAGCCTAATGTCGATGGGCGAGAACCGCCACCGCCGCGTCTGGTTCTGGTATGACGAGCTGAAATCCCTGCATAAGTTGCCGGGTCTGCCGGAAATCATGGCTGAGGCCCGTAAGTTCGGCGGCTGTTTTGGCCTGGGGTTCCAGTCTTACCCTCAGCTTGAAGAGGTGTATGGCCGCCAGGCGGCTGAAGGTATGTTTGACCTGCTGAACACCAAATTTTTCTTCCGTTCACCCAGTGCCGGCGTGGCGCAGTTCGTGGAGAAAGAGCTGGGCGAGACCGTGCGGCTGAAATTCAGCGAGCAGACCAGCTTTGGTAACGACAAAGTGCGTGACGGTTTAAGTTCCGGCAAAGACGAAGAGCGCGTACCGGTTGTCTCGTACAGCGATGTGCAAAACCTCCCTGACCTTGCCTGCTTCATTACTCTGCCGGGGGCTTACCCGGTGGTGAAAATGCAGCTGAAGTACGTGAGCCGCCCGGACGTGGCGGAAGAGTTTATTGAGCGTAAGGTGCAGGACAGCCTGGATGAGATCATCGAAAAAGAGCTGGAAGTGCGTGACAGCGACAGTGCGCTGTTCAACGGGCTGTTTACGGCACCAGCTGCGGCAACCGAGCCGGCTGAGGCAGCGCAGTCTGCGGCTCAGCAACCGGCAATACCTGCCGTAACCTCCACGGCCGCTCCGACCGTTGAGGAACCGCAAAAAGTATCCGTTTCCCAAGGCGCACTCTCTTCCCCCGCTATTGAAGAAAAGGTGAAAAAGCCTACCCGTCAAAAAACTGTCCCTGCAAAAACAAAGAAAAACTCTGCAACAGCAGCAACAGCAGCAACAGCAGCAACAGCAGCAACGGCAGCAGCCACTGCGGCTACAGGGAGCACGGGAGGAAGGGAGAATGAAATGTCCATGAGCCGCCCGGATGGGGTCACGGAGGATGGCGAGATCGTAGATGAAAATGCCTACGCCTCCTACCTGGAAATGATGGACGGGGAAGAAGAACAGGGGGGGACGACGACCACACGCAATGCGCGTACACAGGAAGCCGTGCGCCGGGAAGAGGTCAACATTAACCACAGTCGCCATGAGCGTGAATCGCATTCCATTGACATGGAGGATTACCTGCCATGA
- a CDS encoding ProQ/FINO family protein translates to MKHRKTLPPLEKKMRVQEPAPTPAQKKKNKPKVLRLLDHDEALSTLCAYWPALFSKDEVKLLALHIFGDLHQAQIDRNLPLSGKQLRRCIKTYVLSPAYLHATQAGATRYGIDGRPAGQVTEKEQAWAEKQLAKSAAQANAAVTEGQA, encoded by the coding sequence GTGAAACACCGCAAAACCCTGCCGCCGCTTGAGAAGAAAATGCGCGTTCAGGAGCCGGCCCCCACGCCCGCTCAGAAGAAAAAGAACAAGCCTAAAGTTCTGCGCCTTCTTGACCATGATGAAGCCCTGTCTACGCTCTGCGCTTACTGGCCTGCCCTGTTCTCTAAAGACGAGGTCAAACTGCTGGCCCTGCATATCTTTGGTGATCTGCACCAGGCGCAGATTGACCGAAATTTACCACTCTCCGGCAAGCAGCTGCGCCGCTGCATCAAAACCTACGTCCTGTCACCGGCCTACCTGCACGCCACCCAGGCAGGGGCAACACGGTATGGTATCGACGGACGGCCAGCGGGTCAGGTCACCGAAAAAGAACAGGCGTGGGCCGAGAAGCAGCTGGCAAAAAGCGCGGCCCAGGCTAACGCTGCGGTAACAGAAGGGCAGGCTTAA